CAATATTAAAAATGTAGGTTTGACCTTTGGTTCATGCTGGACTTGGGTTTCAGTAGCTTAGGCCTATGGTTGAGCCCAACTTGAGACAATTGGCAGAGATGAATGCAAGAACAATGGCAATAAAAAGCGGTTTACCTCGACCAGAAAAGATGCAGGCCATTGAGGCCTGGGTCAAACCGCCCCGTTAGGGACCTTTTTAACTGCTACAACATCCAGCATCTTTTTGCAGTTGAGGTTAAAGAAATTTTGCTGCAATTGCTCTAGAAGCTGGCTTTGGACATTGCGTGTTTGGGACAGAGATTCAACACCCAAGTTGCACCAATAATAACATAGGGAGAAAAACCAGTGCTGGATCTAATCCAAATTTTGGGCTCCAGATCATAACCATATCGCTAGGAAAGTTTATCATATTGAATTTTATCGAGAAAGTAACCAGCGCAATACCAAAGAGTATTTTGGGCTCCTACCGCCCCGTTGGGGACCTTTTTAATTGCCACAACATCCTGCATCTTTTTGCAGTTGAGGTAAAGCAATTTTGCTGCAATTGCTCTAGAAGCTGGCTTTGGGCCACAGATGGCTCCTACAACACCCAAGTTGCGCCGATAATAGCATAGGGAGAAAAACCATTGCTGGATCTAATCTAAAATTTGGGTTATCATATCGCTAGGAAGGTTTACCATATTGACTTTTATCGAGAGAGTATCAAGCGTGATACCAAAGAGTAAAATGAAACTTAAATATACTAAAGAtgataataaaaatgaaaatacctTGTAATAACTCCACTCAGTTTGCTCTCCAACTTTGTATGAAAGAGGACTGTCACTACAAAAGGCAAGTTTTGCATTGGACAGATACAAAGTTCCCATAACTGGACCAGCAGAAGTTGATAAATAGCAAGCAAATGTCTTTTGAAGTTGCTCTTCTGGAACTGATTCAAAAGTTTGTAGAAATATTTTCTCGTAACCACCTTCTGCTAATACCTTTGTTCCCTGTGCAATCCTACCCATTGCAGCATCAGCAACACTAGGTCCGGTTTTCactaataacaaaaaaaaggCAAATATTACCTTACTTCATATCCATATCTAAGCAGGTCAATAAGAAACTAGTCAGAGTGTCAGACAGAAAATAagttacatgatcaaatttaaaGACCATGATTTACACAATATACTTCCTATATAAACATTCAATAAAATGAGTGGTCAAGCTAATGAACTATATAGGCGCTTGAATAAGTTGATTCACATCAAAACTTGTCAGTTTCTCACTAGACAAATTTCTGCATAAAAGCTAACCCTTACCAATAGGCTCGTCAAGGTACCAGTGACAGGTAATACGGACTCGGTCACCTTCCACCAAGGGCTCATGTAAAATAGCTTTCCAACATACAAACTACTTTCAATAGATACAAGAACATATCCATTGCTTATTTCATAGAACAAGGGTTTGGTTACTAACACCATGCATCTCAATTGAAGGGTAAAACATCTAATTATTAAGCTAAACAAGACAGGATTTGAATCATATACAAACTAAATTGCAATTGACTAATATCTGTAATGAAGAAAACTAAACTTACAATGTTGCCAAACGTTTCCAGCCAGATCCTCAGTTCTCTTAGCGGTCTCCCCAACCTTTTTCCCCCATTTCCCAAGTACATCCTTCATTGTATCCACAGTACCTAATTCAATGTATCAACAAATTATCAGTCGCAAACCCAACCCCAAATccatataaaccctaattttagatcaactcaaaaaacaaaaaacaatactCACTTTTAACAGAGGAAGATGGAGGTGGCGCAGGATTATTAACATAAGGATTGGATTCACGAGGCATAGTATGAGCAGTATTATCCTGAGACACCGTATGAGGAGGAGCTTCTTGTTCCTGAGTCAATTCAGCACTCCACTTCACCGATTTTGGTGCCGAAGCCACCGAATCTGCAGGATTAGCTGCCGGTGGAGTTTGAGATTCTGATGGAGGAGGACCTACAGCTATAGTGTCCCAATTTTCTTGAGGAGGATTTATATCTTCTGGATCAAGTTTAGGGTATGAAGCA
This is a stretch of genomic DNA from Papaver somniferum cultivar HN1 chromosome 1, ASM357369v1, whole genome shotgun sequence. It encodes these proteins:
- the LOC113297008 gene encoding GEM-like protein 1; its protein translation is MDPDTNKKPEINSGKDKDSSSNDASYPKLDPEDINPPQENWDTIAVGPPPSESQTPPAANPADSVASAPKSVKWSAELTQEQEAPPHTVSQDNTAHTMPRESNPYVNNPAPPPSSSVKSTVDTMKDVLGKWGKKVGETAKRTEDLAGNVWQHLKTGPSVADAAMGRIAQGTKVLAEGGYEKIFLQTFESVPEEQLQKTFACYLSTSAGPVMGTLYLSNAKLAFCSDSPLSYKVGEQTEWSYYKVVMPLHQLKAVNPSISKGKPAEKYIQVISVDNHEFWFMAFVNYDNAVKCLKDALLAHHLQPTSQV